A stretch of DNA from Serinibacter arcticus:
CGCTCCGACGGCGACGAGAGCACCGCGTCGAGCAGCTGGCGCAGCGTGCGCGACGGCGTCGTCAGCGTCCCGAGACCGGCGAGGGCCTCGGGGCCGCGGCTCGCGACGAGCTGCTGCCGCGTGCCGTTGAGCCAGCCGACCGGCCGGCGCGCCTCGTCCACGACGAGCACCCAGGTCGACGGCGAGAGCTGCGGGAGGGAGGCGAGCGCGTCGACGCCGACCGTCTCGACCTCGCGCACGGGCACGGTCGAGGCGGCGTGGAAGGACAGCGAGCGGTAGCCGCGGTCCCGTCCGACGAGGTTGGTGACGAACGAGTTCACCGGCTGCGTCAGCACGTTCTCGGCCGAGTCGACCTGCTGGAGCACGCCGCCGGTGCCGAACACCGCAACCTGGTCCCCCAGCCGGACGGCCTCGTCGATGTCGTGCGTGACGAACACGATGGTCTTCGCGAGCTCGGCCTGCAGGCGCAGCATCTCGCGCTGGAGGTCGTCGCGGACCACCGGGTCGACGGCGGAGAACGGCTCGTCCATGAGGAGGATCGGCGGATCGGCGGCCAGCGCCCTGGCGACGCCGACGCGCTGCTGCTGGCCGCCGGAGAGCTGCGCCGGGTAGCGCGTGGCCATCCGGAGGTCGAGGCCGACGCGCTCCATCGCCTCCAGCGCGTCGATGCGCGCCTTGCGGCGGCCGACGCCCCGCAGCACCTGGACCGTGGCGACGTTGTCGACCACGGTGCGGTGCGGCATCAGGCCCGCGTTCTGGATGACGTAGCCGATGCCCAGCCGCAGCTCTGTCGGCTTGACGGTGGAGATGTCCCGGCCGCCGACCGTGATCGTGCCCTCGGTCGGGTCGATCATGCGGTTGATCATCCGCATCGAGGTGGTCTTGCCGCAGCCGGACGGCCCGACGAAGACGGTGAACGACCCCTCGGCGATCTCGAGGCTCAGGTCGTCCACCCCGATCGTGCCGTCGGGGAAGCGCTTGGTGACGCCGTCGAACGTGATCATTGGGGTCCTCTCAGACTCCGGCGCAGGGCCCCGGGGTCGTCTGCCAGGTCGGCCGGCAGGGTGTCGGGCAGGTTCTCGTGCTGGGCGTGCCACGTCGCGTCCCGGAGGGCGCGACCGGACATGGCGGTCGCCGCGATCGCGACCAGGGGACGCACCTTCTCGACGACGTCGTGCGCCGAGTCGGCCGAACCGAGCGAGGCGGTGAGGTCGCTCACCGCGCCGTGCAGCCCCGCCACCCCGACGCCGAGCCGTCGCGCGCCGCGCATCGCGATGTCCGCGGTGAGGGCGTCGCTGGCCAGCAGCGTCTCGATGGCGAGCAGGATCTCCACGGCCTCGATCGCGTCGACCGTGGCGAGCACGGCGGCGAAGGCCTGGGAGCTGTGGTCCTCGACGCCGTCGCCCACCGTGGTGCCCGCCGTCGACAGCGGGTTGGCCAGGTGCTTGAGGCGCACGACGATCTGGGAGGCGGTGTTCGCGAGGATCACCGGGGTGAGGAAGCGGGCGGAGGAGGAGGCCGAGGCGATCTGCTCCACCAGGGGCCGGTCGGAGCGCACGCGGTGCACGAGCGAGGCGATGCGACGCTCGGCGAGCATGCCGACGTGGGCGAGCACGAGCCGCGTGGACTCGACCGAGATGGCGAGCTCCAGGACCGAGAAGTTCCCGGTCGGGCGGACGATGCCGGCCTCGACGTCCACGAGCGGGTTGTCGGTCGGCGAGTTCAGCTCGACCGTGAGGATCTCGCGCAGGTCCGACGCCGTCTGGTGCAGCACGCCGTGCACCTGCGGGACCGTGCGGATCGAGAGGGC
This window harbors:
- a CDS encoding ABC transporter ATP-binding protein, whose product is MITFDGVTKRFPDGTIGVDDLSLEIAEGSFTVFVGPSGCGKTTSMRMINRMIDPTEGTITVGGRDISTVKPTELRLGIGYVIQNAGLMPHRTVVDNVATVQVLRGVGRRKARIDALEAMERVGLDLRMATRYPAQLSGGQQQRVGVARALAADPPILLMDEPFSAVDPVVRDDLQREMLRLQAELAKTIVFVTHDIDEAVRLGDQVAVFGTGGVLQQVDSAENVLTQPVNSFVTNLVGRDRGYRSLSFHAASTVPVREVETVGVDALASLPQLSPSTWVLVVDEARRPVGWLNGTRQQLVASRGPEALAGLGTLTTPSRTLRQLLDAVLSSPSERGVVIDDDGALLGVVDAPEVLAALAAQRRDGVTDAPVDAADAVS